TTACCTTAAAGTAGCTTGTAGAGTGTTTCCTGAGGAGAATTGGAGGTCACGTCAAgcgaaataaataaagcagagctAATGTGTTgatgttttaaagagaaaaggcaaTCGCTAAAAATGCCCATCCAATTTCCATGACTTACTACAGTCATTAGAAACAAGGAATATGTTTATTGATCTGAAGTGGTTCAAACAGTATTTTCTTTGTTCAAACCTGTTTAGCTGGAGGAAATGTCAAGAGTTTGCCTTGTGTGGGGGTGGTGGTAGGGCATTGTGGAGAGAAAGAGATTCCTTACATAAAAACCTGTTGTTTTTCTATCCTAGGGCCACTCACCAAAGAACAATAACTGGGTTTCTATTAAAGCAAGGCTATTTTTGCCCCTGATCAAGCAATTTTTGCCCCTGATCACTATTGGTTCAGCTCTAGGCCCTTGAGACTCAAAGCAGGTTTGGAATTAGCAATATCAGTAGAATCTGGGCATACATTAGAAAGGTAGACTCTCTGGCCCCACCCCAGTCCTAACTGAATCATAATCTAGTTAATCATAATCATGAAATGATTCATATGCACATTAATGTTTGAGAAGTACTAGTCTAGACAAACATGAATGGTTATTTAAACATTTGATAGAAAAAAGAGATGGTTAAATAAAGGAGGAAATACTCTCTGATAAAAGCACTTTGGTCCAAAGATTTGTTGGTGTTGATAAACTTGGTCCTATCCACTTAAGCCAGGtttgaaataaaaacttaataGGCCCATTCTGAAATGACTTTTACCAGCTCCAGCGTCCTCATGGTTGACTGAGCTCCCACAAATGGTTGCTGATTTTGTTTGTGTCCCCAGGTGAGCAGAAATGAGTGAACAAGCAGAAAAGAGCAGTTCCGTGCGAGAGAGACCTGCACGTCAGagttctcctgagaaaccaagTGAGAAGGAACTGAAgcaaatgaaatggttggatcgGCAGTTAAAACGGTTGTCATTTCAAAATCCTGGGCCTCGGGTAGCCAACTTTAATCCCGAAATAAGGCAGCAGATCAAGAAAGGGCAAATGGCAAAGAAGAATGAGTTTGTTTCTGTAAAACGCAAAGTCAACAAGTATGACAAAAAGGGCAGGCTCACCTTCAATAAGGCTGACCTGTGTGACTGCCTTGATGAAGGCTGCATGGGTTGCTTCTACCCGTGCCCCAAGTGTAACTCCACCAAGTGCGGGCCCACTTGCCGCCGCAACCGCCGCTGGGCCTACGACACCATAGTCGATGAGAATGGGGAGGTCATCAGCAAGATGCCATTCGACCTCTCCGACTAGGTGCAGCCCTCCGGGCTGATCAATTTTCTCTGCTTTGCAGTTAAACCAGCCTCTTTCTCCTGGGTGAATTTTAggactgggggaaaaaagttttaaaaatataatttagttaGTGTTCTCTGAAgccagtaaagcgtctgcc
This DNA window, taken from Bubalus kerabau isolate K-KA32 ecotype Philippines breed swamp buffalo chromosome X, PCC_UOA_SB_1v2, whole genome shotgun sequence, encodes the following:
- the LOC129640421 gene encoding ARL14 effector protein-like: MSEQAEKSSSVRERPARQSSPEKPSEKELKQMKWLDRQLKRLSFQNPGPRVANFNPEIRQQIKKGQMAKKNEFVSVKRKVNKYDKKGRLTFNKADLCDCLDEGCMGCFYPCPKCNSTKCGPTCRRNRRWAYDTIVDENGEVISKMPFDLSD